Part of the Paenibacillus aurantius genome, AACGTCCGGGTCGGGAGTGCGAATGTCGATGTTTCCGTGAAATCGGACAATGGACGGCTGTTTGCGGAAATTCGAAACGAATCGGGTCTGGAAGTGACCGTCTCCTGGAACGGGAAAACCGCCACGAGCCGCGAGTCGAGCATAACGGTACAGCTCTGATTTCATGCATCCTAATCAAAAATTGGCCGGATACCCTTTCGGGTATCCGGCCCTTATAAGGTGGGGGAGCCAATGGACGTCGAAGGCGGGACCTTCAACTTTTCCAATGAACGAAAGATCGTGGAATTCGCCACGGATCAGGGTCTGAAACTAAGCCGGTTTTCTCTTTCCGAGGGGGTTTCTTGGTTAAATCCGAACGTTTGCCATGCGGTTTTTGCCTTGTATGCGGACGGGAAGCGGATCGATGGCCAAACGGAGAACCTGACCGTCCTAGAAACCGGGAATCGAAACTTGCATGACGGTTCCGTTCATTTTGTTGCCCGTATGCAATATGAACCGGACGGGCTTGAAATCGCTTACCATTCCATCCTGTATAAGGGTACCGCTCTCACGGAGATCTGGCTTGAGATTCGGAACAACGGTTCCAAAACGGTGAACGTCGAGCGGGTGGATTCCTTTCTTCTGTCGGTTCCCAAGGCAGAATACGAGTTGATGTATTACACCAGCGGCTGGGGAGCGGAATTTGAAAGTGTCCGGGAAACGTTGTCGGGCGCCCAGCGGCTCGAAACCACAAAGGGACGTTCCTCGAATGGGCAGCATCCCTGGTTTACGCTATTCCGGGACAACGGAGAACTGTTGACCGCCAGCGCGATGTGGTCGGGGAACTGGGTGTTCCGCTTCGAGCCGTCGGCGGCCGGAGGCTATGAAATCAGCGGAGGACTCCATGATTGGGAGTTCAGCAAAGAGCTTTCGCCGGGAGATTCGATGGAAAGCGTCCATGTGGCGGTTGCCCTCGGTTCCGGCAACGATCTGAATACCACCTCGATTTCGTTTGCCCGCGCAGGAAGAAACCATTGGTATCCGCGCAACGAATTGTCTGAATCTCTCCCGGCCGAGTGGAACCATTGGTGGAGCTATGAAGACATCCATATTAACGAAGAGCGGTTTCTGGCCAATACGGATGCCGCAGCCCGGTTGGGCCTGGAACTGTGTACGCTGGATGCGGGTTGGTTCGGGCCGACGGACGACGGCACTCACTGGTTTGACTACCGGGGAGACTGGGATCTTGTGAACACCGTTCGCTTTCCGCGGGGCATTCGAGTATTGGCGGATCATGTTCATGAAAAGGGCATGAAGTTCGGCCTCTGGTGCGAAATGGAAGCCTTGGGCCAGAGCGCCCGGCTCGCGGAGACGCATCCAGAATTTGTCGCCACCCGCGGCAGCGAAAGGCTTGGTTATGTTTGCTTCGGCAATCCCGAAGTCCAAGAGTGGGCTTATCAAACCCTGGACCGCCTGATCACCGATTACAGCTGCGACTGGATCAAGCTTGACTTCAACCTCGATCCCGGTGCGGGCTGCAGCCGGACCGACCATGGACACGGCGCCGGAGACGGTTTGTTCGAGCATTATCAAGGCTACTACCGGACTCTTCAGAGAGTAAGAGACAAGCATCCTAACGTGGTGCTGGAAAACTGTGCGTCAGGCGGACTTCGGATCGACCTGGGCATCCTGCGGCAGACGCATACGACCTTCCTCAGCGATGCCGATTGGCCGGAACACAGCCTGCAGACAGTCTGGGGCGCGTCAACCATGCTGGCGCCCGACGTATGTCTGCATTGGAGCTGGTCCGAATGGATGGGGAACCATCCGAAGCAAACTTTTGACCCGCGAAGTCCCGAATTAAAACCGCATCAGTTGGACTTTTACACCCGCATTTCCATGCTTGGGCAATACGGCTTCTCACAAAAGCTTCCCGATCTTCCCGCATGGGTTGCGGATCGATGGGAAGAACACACGCTCTTCTACAAGAATGTCGTGAAAAAGTTTGTGCGGAAAGCCGACGTGTACCGGTTGACCGCGCAGCCCAAACGGGAGGGCCGGGGAGACCGCTGGCCGGCATTCCAGTACAGCCTGCCGGAAGGAGACGAACATTTGGTATTCGTCTTCCGTCTGCATGGTGCCGAGGCGGAAAGGACTATCTACTTCCACAACCTGGTGAAGGAACAGCCATATGAGGTCGCCTGGCTGTCGAAGGACCATACGGTCAAGAAAACAGGTCACGAATTAATGAACGATGGTTTGCG contains:
- a CDS encoding alpha-galactosidase, which produces MDVEGGTFNFSNERKIVEFATDQGLKLSRFSLSEGVSWLNPNVCHAVFALYADGKRIDGQTENLTVLETGNRNLHDGSVHFVARMQYEPDGLEIAYHSILYKGTALTEIWLEIRNNGSKTVNVERVDSFLLSVPKAEYELMYYTSGWGAEFESVRETLSGAQRLETTKGRSSNGQHPWFTLFRDNGELLTASAMWSGNWVFRFEPSAAGGYEISGGLHDWEFSKELSPGDSMESVHVAVALGSGNDLNTTSISFARAGRNHWYPRNELSESLPAEWNHWWSYEDIHINEERFLANTDAAARLGLELCTLDAGWFGPTDDGTHWFDYRGDWDLVNTVRFPRGIRVLADHVHEKGMKFGLWCEMEALGQSARLAETHPEFVATRGSERLGYVCFGNPEVQEWAYQTLDRLITDYSCDWIKLDFNLDPGAGCSRTDHGHGAGDGLFEHYQGYYRTLQRVRDKHPNVVLENCASGGLRIDLGILRQTHTTFLSDADWPEHSLQTVWGASTMLAPDVCLHWSWSEWMGNHPKQTFDPRSPELKPHQLDFYTRISMLGQYGFSQKLPDLPAWVADRWEEHTLFYKNVVKKFVRKADVYRLTAQPKREGRGDRWPAFQYSLPEGDEHLVFVFRLHGAEAERTIYFHNLVKEQPYEVAWLSKDHTVKKTGHELMNDGLRFHDLLEEDSALLRLRRFRRHLKEENAGRCRGG